The following coding sequences are from one Macaca nemestrina isolate mMacNem1 chromosome 1, mMacNem.hap1, whole genome shotgun sequence window:
- the LOC105483136 gene encoding actin-like protein 8 gives MAARTVIIDHGSGFLKAGTAGWNEPQMVFPNIVNYLPCKENPGPSYARRRVSLGIDICHPDTFSYPIERGRILNWEGVQYLWSFVLENHKREHEVPPVIITETPLREPADRKKMLEILFELLHVPSVLLADQLQMSLYASGLLTGVVVDSGYGLTRVQPFHQGRPLPASGKTLEFAGQDLSAYLLKSLFKEDCDRRSLFQLETVAITQMNKCYVPQNLGEALDFRERQKSGLDESNTYQLPDGSRVELTPMQRVAPEMFFSPQVFEQPGPSIPRAIVESVESCEISLRPLLVSHVMACGGNTLYPGFTKRLFRELMGDRVSSTKATVWAGSNRNFSVWLGASVVAHLSTYQSEWMSREEYGEHRRM, from the exons ATGGCTGCAAGAACCGTTATCATTGACCACGGGTCTGGCTTTTTGAAGGCTGGCACGGCTGGCTGGAATGAGCCTCAGATGGTCTTCCCGAACATCGTGAACTACCTACCGTGCAAGGAGAACCCTGGCCCCAGCTACGCCCGGAGGCGCGTGAGCCTGGGCATCGACATTTGCCATCCTGACACCTTTAGCTACCCCATCGAGCGGGGCCGCATCCTCAACTGGGAGGGCGTGCAGTACCTCTGGTCATTTGTGTTGGAGAACCACAAACGGGAGCACGAGGTCCCCCCTGTGATCATCACAGAGACCCCCTTGAGGGAGCCTGCGGACCGAAAGAagatgttggag ATCCTGTTTGAGTTGCTGCATGTCCCATCCGTTCTCCTGGCTGACCAGCTGCAGATGTCCCTGTATGCCTCTGGCCTCCTGACCGGAGTGGTGGTTGATTCTGGCTACGGCCTGACCCGCGTGCAGCCTTTTCACCAGGGCCGCCCCTTGCCCGCCAGTGGCAAGACGCTGGAGTTCGCCGGCCAGGATCTCTCCGCCTATCTCCTCAAGAGCCTCTTTAAGGAAGATTGCGATAGACGCAGCCTGTTTCAGCTGGAGACGGTCGCCATTACTCAGATGAACAAGTGCTACGTGCCGCAGAATCTGGGGGAGGCCCTGGACTTTCGTGAGAGGCAGAAGAGTGGCTTGGATGAGAGCAACACCTATCAGCTCCCAGATGGCTCCCGCGTGGAGCTGACCCCCATGCAGCGGGTGGCTCCTGAGATGTTCTTTAGCCCGCAGGTGTTCGAGCAGCCAGGGCCCAGCATCCCACGGGCCATCGTGGAATCCGTGGAGTCCTGCGAGATCTCCCTGCGCCCCCTGCTGGTCTCCCATGTGATGGCCTGCGGGGGCAACACCCTCTATCCCGGGTTCACAAAGCGCCTGTTCAGGGAGCTGATGGGGGATCGTGTCTCCTCCACCAAGGCCACAGTCTGGGCGGGTTCCAATAGAAACTTCAGTGTCTGGCTAGGAGCGTCCGTGGTGGCTCACCTTTCTACCTACCAGTCTGAGTGGATGTCCCGAGAGGAGTATGGTGAGCATAGGAGGATGTGA